The proteins below come from a single Beutenbergia cavernae DSM 12333 genomic window:
- a CDS encoding extracellular solute-binding protein produces MSSGLGRRDLLGWGLAGAGVLGAMSLAGCGSGGSGGGSSGSGGSAALRFMFWGSGDRVERFQGAIDLFHERHPDIRVSPEYADIDAIKTKLSVAMSGGDLPDVFWVHGDLFAPMVAEGKLMELGPLFGDGIDASGFTDSTLAAGGQVDGAQWAISHGLQSVGVFADLTVLEPLGIVPPSYPEAWTWDEYEEISLQVHDALGPDFWGTDEPTYAGAGNYFRAWARQRGEQLWTDDGDIGFTEATFREWAEYWTRMRDAGAAVPVALALEQNPFFEGAPMIRGMAAFHMRNSNQMAELSTLTDHELTLMPSPGNGGEGNRYIGLDPNTMAISADTRNPEAAILFTDFMLNDPERAEIIGTTIGAPPTSAIREHIKPTISEPEAIFLDYIEFEATAELDPVPATPTTGAAFGSGMTRTMEELAYGQLTVDDATARVFGELRDALGAG; encoded by the coding sequence ATGTCCTCAGGGTTGGGACGACGCGACCTCCTCGGATGGGGTCTCGCCGGAGCAGGCGTGCTCGGAGCCATGTCCCTCGCGGGTTGCGGGTCGGGCGGGAGCGGGGGTGGTTCGAGCGGTTCCGGGGGCTCGGCGGCGCTCCGCTTCATGTTCTGGGGCTCGGGTGACCGCGTCGAGCGCTTCCAGGGTGCGATCGACCTGTTCCACGAACGGCACCCGGACATCCGGGTGAGCCCCGAGTACGCCGACATCGACGCGATCAAGACGAAGCTCAGCGTCGCGATGTCCGGCGGTGACCTCCCGGACGTGTTCTGGGTGCACGGCGACCTCTTCGCTCCGATGGTCGCCGAGGGCAAGCTCATGGAGCTCGGTCCGCTCTTCGGCGACGGGATCGACGCGTCCGGCTTCACCGACAGCACGCTGGCGGCCGGTGGCCAGGTGGACGGCGCGCAGTGGGCCATCTCGCACGGGCTGCAGTCCGTGGGCGTCTTCGCGGACCTCACGGTGCTGGAGCCCCTCGGCATCGTGCCGCCCAGCTATCCGGAGGCGTGGACCTGGGACGAGTACGAGGAGATCTCGCTGCAGGTGCACGACGCTCTCGGTCCCGACTTCTGGGGCACCGACGAGCCCACGTACGCGGGGGCCGGCAACTACTTCCGGGCATGGGCGCGCCAGCGCGGCGAGCAGCTCTGGACCGACGACGGCGACATCGGCTTCACGGAGGCCACGTTCCGGGAGTGGGCGGAGTACTGGACGCGGATGCGTGACGCCGGCGCCGCCGTCCCGGTCGCTCTCGCGCTCGAGCAGAACCCGTTCTTCGAGGGCGCGCCGATGATCCGTGGGATGGCCGCGTTCCACATGCGCAACTCGAACCAGATGGCGGAGCTCTCGACGCTCACCGACCACGAGCTCACGCTCATGCCATCACCCGGCAACGGGGGTGAGGGCAACCGCTACATCGGCCTCGACCCGAACACCATGGCCATCTCGGCGGACACGCGGAACCCGGAGGCCGCGATCCTGTTCACCGACTTCATGCTCAACGACCCCGAGCGTGCCGAGATCATCGGGACGACCATCGGAGCGCCGCCGACCTCGGCGATCCGCGAGCACATCAAGCCCACCATCAGCGAGCCGGAGGCGATCTTCCTCGACTACATCGAGTTCGAGGCGACCGCGGAGCTCGACCCCGTTCCGGCGACCCCGACCACGGGTGCCGCCTTCGGTTCCGGGATGACCCGCACGATGGAGGAGCTCGCCTACGGGCAGCTCACCGTCGACGACGCGACCGCTCGCGTGTTCGGCGAGCTCCGGGACGCGCTCGGCGCGGGCTGA
- a CDS encoding hydroxypyruvate isomerase family protein: MPDPLLAANVSLLFTEVPLLDRPARAARAGFDAIEMWWPFESPVPAASDLADLLLAIEDAGTALVAMNFFAGDMPAGERGVACDPARAADLRANVDVVGAVAERTGCRRFNLLYGKLAPELDPPTQHAAAADAVAEAAATLHPTGAVVLLEPLAAELNGSYPLHTLEDVLAVIDGPLRERSALNVAPLFDTFHLGMNDVDIVAAAVRHGARIGHVQIADAPGRGEPGSGALPIAAALRSLRDAGYAGPVAAEYAPTTTTESTLGWRTTL; encoded by the coding sequence ATGCCCGACCCCCTACTGGCAGCCAACGTGTCGCTGCTCTTCACCGAGGTTCCGCTGCTCGACCGCCCCGCTCGCGCGGCCCGAGCGGGGTTCGACGCGATCGAGATGTGGTGGCCGTTCGAGAGCCCCGTCCCGGCGGCCAGCGATCTCGCGGACCTCCTCCTCGCGATCGAGGACGCCGGGACGGCGCTCGTGGCGATGAACTTCTTCGCCGGGGACATGCCCGCCGGGGAGCGCGGCGTGGCGTGCGACCCGGCTCGTGCGGCGGACCTGCGCGCCAACGTCGACGTCGTCGGCGCGGTCGCGGAACGCACCGGCTGCCGGCGGTTCAACCTGCTCTACGGCAAGCTCGCCCCGGAGCTCGACCCCCCCACGCAGCACGCCGCGGCCGCCGACGCCGTCGCCGAGGCCGCGGCGACGCTGCATCCGACGGGCGCCGTCGTGCTGCTCGAACCGCTCGCGGCCGAGCTGAACGGCTCCTACCCGCTGCACACGCTCGAGGATGTGCTCGCCGTCATCGACGGCCCGCTGCGGGAGCGGTCGGCACTGAACGTCGCCCCGCTCTTCGACACGTTCCACCTCGGCATGAACGACGTCGACATCGTTGCTGCCGCCGTCCGGCACGGAGCGCGCATCGGGCACGTCCAGATCGCCGACGCACCCGGTCGCGGCGAGCCCGGATCCGGCGCGCTGCCGATCGCGGCGGCGCTCAGGTCGCTCCGCGACGCCGGCTACGCCGGACCCGTGGCCGCCGAGTACGCGCCGACGACGACGACCGAGTCGACGCTCGGCTGGCGGACGACGCTGTGA
- a CDS encoding GntR family transcriptional regulator, producing the protein MEVQQVRGVSLVDAAYAALRAEILAARIPPGEPLTEQGLATRFDIARPTAKAAVERLVTEGLLVRTMHRSAHVPVLNAADIQDVFALRELLERVAVVALASGKSVPTDAERALAEMEAADATGDVARLVEADVAFHRALVSASGSLRRDRAHQQVMGEAQLAIIQDQVLLLEQAVGVAAEHRAILTAIAGGDAEAAERLVAEHLGSVSRRVSNGAATD; encoded by the coding sequence ATGGAGGTACAGCAGGTCCGCGGCGTCTCCCTCGTCGATGCGGCGTACGCCGCGCTCCGCGCGGAGATCCTGGCGGCCCGAATCCCCCCGGGCGAGCCGCTGACGGAACAGGGCCTCGCGACGCGGTTCGACATCGCCCGCCCCACCGCCAAGGCCGCCGTCGAGCGCCTGGTCACGGAAGGGCTGCTCGTCCGGACGATGCACCGCAGTGCCCACGTGCCCGTGCTCAACGCCGCGGACATCCAGGACGTCTTCGCATTGCGGGAGCTCCTGGAGCGCGTCGCCGTCGTCGCCCTGGCGTCCGGCAAGTCCGTCCCGACGGACGCCGAGCGTGCGCTTGCGGAGATGGAGGCGGCTGACGCCACCGGCGACGTCGCGCGCCTCGTGGAGGCCGACGTCGCCTTCCACCGGGCGCTCGTCTCGGCCTCGGGCAGCCTGCGGCGCGATCGCGCCCACCAGCAGGTCATGGGCGAGGCACAGCTCGCGATCATCCAGGACCAGGTGCTGCTCCTGGAGCAGGCGGTGGGCGTAGCCGCCGAGCACCGCGCGATCCTCACGGCGATCGCGGGCGGCGACGCGGAGGCGGCCGAGCGCCTCGTGGCCGAGCACCTCGGTTCGGTGTCGCGCCGGGTCAGCAACGGCGCCGCGACTGACTGA
- a CDS encoding NAD(P)-dependent oxidoreductase, with protein sequence MTNIGFIGAGVMGAPMIANLVSAGHSVRGFARSAASRERIAAAGAAVATAADDCLESDVLISMLPDSPDVAAVYLGERGLARSVSPQQIVVDMSTVTAETAIAVHDAVGAAGGSALDAPVSGGEQAAVEGSLSIMVGGEPDVIERVRPLLEAMGSAITHVGPPGSGQLTKAANQLIVATNIAALAEAVVLLESSGIDVGAALTAIGGGLAGSTVLERKRAAILAGTYRPGFRAALHDKDLGIVAAAARREGIALPVTAVVSQLMAALLARGDGELDHLALLKLARELNGRAG encoded by the coding sequence ATGACGAACATCGGGTTCATCGGAGCGGGCGTCATGGGCGCGCCCATGATCGCCAACCTCGTCTCGGCCGGGCACTCGGTCCGCGGGTTCGCGAGATCAGCGGCGTCGCGCGAGCGGATCGCCGCGGCCGGCGCCGCCGTGGCGACGGCCGCTGACGACTGCCTCGAGAGCGACGTGCTCATCTCGATGCTCCCCGACTCGCCCGACGTCGCCGCCGTCTACCTCGGCGAGCGGGGCCTCGCCCGGTCGGTGTCACCGCAGCAGATCGTCGTCGACATGAGCACCGTCACCGCCGAGACCGCGATCGCCGTGCACGACGCCGTGGGTGCCGCCGGCGGCTCGGCGCTCGACGCTCCGGTGAGCGGCGGCGAGCAGGCCGCCGTCGAGGGTTCGCTCAGCATCATGGTGGGCGGCGAGCCGGACGTGATCGAGCGCGTCCGCCCGCTCCTGGAGGCGATGGGCTCCGCGATCACGCACGTCGGACCCCCTGGTTCGGGGCAGCTCACGAAGGCCGCCAACCAGCTCATCGTCGCCACGAACATCGCCGCCCTCGCCGAGGCGGTGGTGCTCCTCGAGTCGTCGGGGATCGACGTCGGCGCCGCACTCACGGCCATCGGCGGCGGGCTCGCCGGGTCCACGGTGCTCGAGCGGAAGCGGGCCGCGATCCTCGCCGGCACGTACCGACCAGGGTTCCGCGCGGCGCTGCACGACAAGGACCTCGGCATCGTCGCCGCGGCCGCTCGCCGCGAGGGGATCGCGCTGCCCGTCACGGCGGTGGTGTCCCAGCTCATGGCCGCGCTCCTCGCCCGCGGCGACGGCGAGCTGGACCACCTCGCGCTCCTCAAGCTCGCGCGCGAGCTGAACGGCCGGGCGGGCTGA
- a CDS encoding siderophore-interacting protein: MTRLEVVEKQWLTPHLVRLVFAGPGGAPLADFPMPEFTDTYVKLAFPRPGADYAEPYDLEEVRATRPPEQWPVLRAYTIRWFDDDAGRLAIDLVVHGDEGIAGPWAAGAEVGDPVQALGPGGAYAPDPEADAHLLVGDEAALPAIAAALDRLPVGARADVFVEVADGAEELTLTTSADVRLRWVHRACSALPPGEELAATVRAADLPDGDVHAFVHGDAGFVRELRSYLRFDRGMPRERLSISGYWRRGSSDEEWRARKRDWNAAVEAEETQRTSA, encoded by the coding sequence GTGACCCGCCTCGAGGTCGTCGAGAAGCAGTGGCTCACGCCGCACCTGGTTCGGCTCGTGTTCGCGGGCCCGGGCGGCGCGCCGCTCGCCGACTTCCCGATGCCGGAGTTCACCGACACGTACGTGAAGCTCGCGTTCCCGCGGCCAGGCGCCGACTACGCCGAGCCGTACGACCTCGAGGAGGTCAGGGCCACCCGGCCGCCGGAGCAGTGGCCGGTGCTCCGCGCGTACACGATCCGGTGGTTCGACGACGACGCCGGTCGCCTCGCCATCGACCTCGTCGTGCACGGCGACGAGGGGATCGCCGGGCCGTGGGCGGCGGGCGCCGAGGTGGGCGACCCGGTGCAGGCGCTCGGCCCGGGCGGCGCGTACGCCCCGGACCCGGAGGCCGACGCCCACCTGCTGGTCGGCGACGAGGCGGCGCTTCCCGCCATCGCCGCGGCGCTCGATCGACTGCCGGTCGGCGCCCGGGCGGACGTCTTCGTCGAGGTGGCCGACGGCGCTGAGGAGCTGACGCTCACGACCTCGGCCGACGTCCGGCTGCGGTGGGTCCACCGGGCGTGCTCGGCGCTGCCGCCCGGGGAGGAGCTCGCCGCCACGGTCCGGGCCGCGGACCTCCCGGACGGCGACGTCCACGCGTTCGTGCACGGCGATGCCGGATTCGTGCGTGAGCTGCGCTCGTACCTGAGGTTCGACCGGGGCATGCCGCGAGAGCGGCTCTCCATCTCGGGCTACTGGCGTCGCGGGAGCAGCGACGAGGAGTGGCGCGCGCGCAAGCGTGACTGGAACGCCGCCGTCGAGGCGGAGGAGACGCAGCGCACCTCCGCCTGA
- a CDS encoding dihydrolipoyl dehydrogenase family protein — protein sequence MDSSLTTDVVVLGGGPTGENVADYAHKGGLDAVIVERDLLGGECSFWACMPSKALLRPGDALAGVRRVDGARQAVRGGLDVAAVLARRDGFAAGWDDAGQVAWAEGAGLRVVRGHGRVTGERVVTVGTPDGGEVTIEARHAVVVATGSVPVIPSLDGLDEAPFWTTREATAAQSVPGRLVVLGAGVAGTELAQAFARLGSDVTLLARDAVLRAFAAPARELVAAGLQADGVDVRLGVSVRRVERRVGANDDEPGGVLVHLDDDSTILADELLVATGRRPATGDVGLEWARPGLEPGDPLDVDDSGRVPDVPWLYGAGDVTGRAPLTHQGKYAARAVGTAIAQRAAGKLDGAVEAWSDVAATADGVAVPQVVFSDPQVASVGHSADAARDAGLQVRTVELEIAVAGSSLYADDYAGWAQLVIDDARDVVVGATFCGPDVAELLHAATIAVVGEVPMSRLWHAVPAYPTVSEVWLRLLEADRFR from the coding sequence ATGGACTCTTCTCTCACGACCGACGTCGTCGTCCTCGGCGGCGGACCGACCGGCGAGAACGTCGCCGACTACGCGCACAAGGGCGGCCTGGACGCCGTCATCGTGGAACGGGACCTGCTCGGGGGCGAGTGCTCGTTCTGGGCGTGCATGCCGTCGAAGGCGCTGCTGCGGCCGGGTGATGCGCTGGCCGGCGTCCGCCGGGTCGACGGCGCCCGGCAGGCCGTGCGGGGCGGGCTCGACGTCGCGGCGGTGCTGGCGCGGCGGGACGGCTTCGCCGCCGGGTGGGACGACGCCGGCCAGGTCGCCTGGGCGGAGGGCGCGGGGCTGCGGGTCGTGCGCGGGCACGGCCGGGTCACCGGCGAGCGCGTGGTGACGGTCGGCACGCCCGACGGCGGTGAGGTGACGATCGAGGCGCGGCACGCCGTCGTCGTCGCGACCGGGTCCGTGCCGGTGATCCCGTCCCTGGACGGCCTCGACGAGGCGCCGTTCTGGACGACGCGCGAGGCGACGGCGGCGCAGTCAGTGCCGGGGCGGCTCGTCGTGCTCGGGGCGGGTGTGGCCGGGACGGAGCTCGCGCAGGCGTTCGCGCGGCTCGGGTCCGACGTGACGTTGCTCGCTCGCGACGCGGTGCTGCGGGCGTTCGCCGCCCCGGCGCGCGAGCTCGTCGCCGCCGGGTTGCAGGCGGACGGCGTCGACGTGCGCCTCGGCGTCTCGGTGCGGCGCGTGGAGCGGCGCGTCGGCGCGAACGACGACGAGCCAGGCGGCGTCCTCGTACACCTCGACGACGACTCAACGATCCTGGCCGACGAGCTGCTCGTGGCGACCGGCCGGCGCCCGGCGACCGGCGACGTCGGCCTCGAGTGGGCGCGCCCGGGGCTGGAGCCCGGAGACCCGCTGGACGTGGACGACTCCGGCCGCGTTCCCGACGTCCCGTGGCTGTACGGCGCGGGTGACGTGACGGGGCGCGCCCCGCTCACGCACCAGGGCAAGTACGCGGCGCGGGCGGTCGGGACGGCGATCGCGCAGCGCGCGGCCGGGAAGCTCGACGGTGCGGTGGAGGCGTGGTCCGACGTCGCGGCGACGGCTGACGGCGTCGCCGTGCCCCAGGTCGTGTTCTCGGACCCGCAGGTGGCGTCGGTCGGGCACTCCGCCGACGCCGCGCGCGACGCCGGGCTGCAGGTGCGGACCGTCGAGCTGGAGATCGCCGTCGCCGGGTCGTCCCTCTACGCCGACGACTACGCCGGCTGGGCGCAGCTCGTGATCGACGACGCGCGGGACGTCGTCGTCGGTGCGACGTTCTGCGGTCCGGACGTCGCGGAGCTGCTGCACGCGGCGACGATCGCCGTCGTCGGCGAGGTGCCGATGTCGCGCCTGTGGCACGCGGTGCCGGCGTACCCGACGGTGTCGGAGGTGTGGCTGCGGCTGCTCGAGGCGGACCGCTTCCGGTGA
- a CDS encoding S8 family peptidase produces the protein MRQTEIVPRGVATRRRAATALAAAATTALLIGVAAPPASADWDTSLGGLWYFSETGVPQAHQSATGAGVTIALLDSPVNVEVPTLAGADIRTQPDYVCPDEGTPFPGTSTGEEAEHGTAMAELLVGNGAEVGGFPSSQGIAPEATILSYVTVINDRSCTGRVDESVRAAVAAGADIISMSFSGAFTEDNGEAFAEALRAGVVIVNAMPNDPPSELGWPATANGIVSVEAHDINSELMDNPVVSPRLTVVAPGVEIVRTGWEGGAWNAQWLSSGTSEATAFTSGALALVKSAYPEATGNQLIQSLIRTTGGSVQEPARNDDTGYGLISVPALMATDPTTFEDVNPLLRDDPDAVPSIAQIEGTADDGAAGGDAGQAEDAGDADEGPFLLPVLVVLAGFLAVVVVVGLIVVVTRRGQRADRTRSGPQPYPPQQPPYPPGPPPPPPAPPPAPPNQ, from the coding sequence ATGAGACAGACCGAGATCGTCCCGCGGGGTGTCGCGACCCGGCGCCGAGCGGCTACGGCGCTCGCCGCCGCCGCCACGACCGCGCTCCTGATCGGTGTGGCGGCGCCGCCCGCCTCCGCTGACTGGGACACGAGCCTCGGCGGCCTCTGGTACTTCAGCGAGACCGGAGTACCGCAGGCGCACCAGAGCGCCACCGGCGCCGGGGTGACGATCGCGCTGCTCGACAGCCCGGTGAACGTCGAGGTCCCCACGCTCGCTGGGGCGGACATCCGGACCCAGCCCGACTACGTGTGCCCCGACGAGGGCACCCCCTTCCCGGGCACGAGCACCGGGGAGGAGGCCGAGCACGGCACGGCGATGGCGGAGCTCCTGGTCGGAAACGGCGCGGAGGTGGGCGGGTTCCCGAGCTCGCAGGGGATCGCCCCGGAGGCCACCATCCTCAGCTACGTGACGGTCATCAACGACCGGAGCTGCACCGGCCGGGTCGACGAGTCCGTCCGGGCGGCCGTGGCGGCCGGCGCCGACATCATCAGCATGTCGTTCAGCGGCGCCTTCACCGAGGACAACGGCGAGGCTTTCGCCGAAGCGCTTCGCGCCGGCGTCGTGATCGTGAACGCCATGCCGAACGACCCGCCGAGCGAGCTCGGCTGGCCCGCGACGGCGAACGGGATCGTCTCGGTGGAGGCGCACGACATCAACTCCGAGCTCATGGACAACCCCGTCGTGAGCCCACGGCTGACCGTCGTGGCACCCGGCGTCGAGATCGTCCGCACCGGGTGGGAGGGCGGCGCCTGGAACGCTCAGTGGCTCTCGTCGGGGACGTCGGAGGCCACCGCGTTCACCTCCGGCGCCCTCGCCCTGGTCAAGTCCGCCTACCCGGAGGCGACAGGCAACCAGCTCATCCAGTCGCTGATCCGCACCACCGGCGGATCCGTGCAGGAGCCCGCCCGGAACGACGACACCGGCTACGGACTCATCTCGGTTCCGGCCCTGATGGCGACGGACCCGACCACATTCGAGGACGTCAATCCGCTGCTGCGGGACGACCCGGACGCGGTGCCCTCCATCGCGCAGATCGAGGGCACGGCCGACGACGGGGCGGCCGGAGGGGATGCCGGCCAGGCGGAGGACGCTGGTGACGCGGACGAGGGACCCTTCCTGCTGCCCGTGCTCGTCGTGCTCGCCGGGTTCCTGGCGGTCGTGGTGGTCGTCGGCCTGATCGTCGTCGTGACGAGGCGCGGCCAGCGGGCGGACCGTACCCGGTCGGGCCCGCAGCCGTACCCGCCCCAGCAGCCTCCCTACCCGCCGGGGCCGCCCCCGCCGCCGCCCGCGCCGCCGCCCGCGCCCCCGAACCAGTGA
- a CDS encoding succinate dehydrogenase/fumarate reductase iron-sulfur subunit → MSYTGRFRVWRGDDDGGELRDFDVEVNEGEVVLDVLHRLQATQTPDLAVRWNCKAGKCGSCSAEINGRPRLLCMTRMSVFTPDEVVTITPMRTFPVIRDLVTDVSFNYTKAREVPSFTPPADLAPGEYRMQQMDVERSQEFRKCIECFLCQNTCHVVRDHDENKEAFSGPRYLMRVAELEMHPLDVVDRVPAAQEEHGLGLCNITKCCTDVCPEHIQITDNALIPMKERVADRRYDPLVWLGRTISRRRG, encoded by the coding sequence ATGAGCTACACGGGCCGGTTCCGGGTGTGGCGGGGCGACGACGACGGCGGCGAGCTGCGCGACTTCGACGTGGAGGTGAACGAGGGCGAGGTGGTGCTCGACGTCCTCCACCGGCTGCAGGCGACGCAGACGCCGGACCTCGCGGTGCGCTGGAACTGCAAGGCGGGCAAGTGCGGCTCGTGCTCCGCGGAGATCAACGGCCGACCTCGCCTGCTGTGCATGACGCGGATGTCCGTGTTCACGCCCGACGAGGTCGTGACGATCACGCCGATGCGGACGTTCCCGGTGATCCGCGACCTCGTGACCGACGTGTCGTTCAACTACACGAAGGCGCGCGAGGTCCCGTCGTTCACGCCGCCGGCCGACCTCGCGCCGGGCGAGTACCGCATGCAGCAGATGGACGTCGAGCGCTCGCAGGAGTTCCGCAAGTGCATCGAGTGCTTCCTCTGCCAGAACACGTGCCACGTGGTGCGCGACCACGACGAGAACAAGGAGGCGTTCTCCGGCCCGCGCTATCTCATGCGGGTCGCGGAGCTCGAGATGCACCCGCTCGACGTGGTGGACCGCGTGCCGGCCGCGCAGGAGGAGCACGGCCTCGGGCTGTGCAACATCACGAAGTGCTGCACCGACGTCTGCCCGGAGCACATCCAGATCACCGACAACGCCCTAATCCCGATGAAGGAGCGGGTCGCCGACCGGCGGTACGACCCGCTGGTGTGGCTCGGTCGGACGATCTCGCGCCGTCGCGGCTGA